The sequence below is a genomic window from Vicingus serpentipes.
AATTGAATTAGATCACAATAATCATACATTGTTGTTTCAAGGTGATTCAAGACCAGAAAATGTTCAACAATTTTATAGCCCTGTAATAGAATGGTTAGATAATTATTGGAAGCATCTTTATTTTTTAAAAGACTTAAACAACGCTTCTATTAAAATTGACTGTAATTTCAAGTTTGAATATTTTAATTCATCTTCAGCAAAGTATATAATGGATATTATAACAATGCTATCCAAATTTGATAATGGAGTAACACTAAATATAAACTGGTACTACGAAGAAATGGATGAAGATATGCAAGAAGCTGGAGAAGAATTTGAGGACATGATGGGAGTTAAATTTAATTTTATTCAACTTTAATCAAATAGCTAAATTTTATTAATAGTTAGTAGTTTATTTTTAGAAAATTATGAATCAAAACTCTGTGCCTAAAAAGTGGAAGTTTGCTTTACTAGTTTGGATTTTTATTTATCCAGCAGTTACTATCTTGTCTTTAATTTTATTACCAAACATAAACGATTTTCACCCAGCATTAAAAACGCTAATTATGAGTTTAATTTTAGTGGTGGTAATGGCTTGGTTTTATATTCCTTTTATTAATAAAAAGTTTTTTGTTTGGCTTAGAAAATAATTTTTAAGCTTCAACCCAATCACCATGTTCTTTAATTAAGTTAATTAAAGCTTCAACAGCCTCAGCTTCGGGAATATTTTTTTGAAC
It includes:
- a CDS encoding DUF1987 domain-containing protein, with protein sequence MENYKVEATENTPLIELDHNNHTLLFQGDSRPENVQQFYSPVIEWLDNYWKHLYFLKDLNNASIKIDCNFKFEYFNSSSAKYIMDIITMLSKFDNGVTLNINWYYEEMDEDMQEAGEEFEDMMGVKFNFIQL